Proteins from a genomic interval of Salvia splendens isolate huo1 unplaced genomic scaffold, SspV2 ctg368, whole genome shotgun sequence:
- the LOC121789919 gene encoding ATP synthase subunit alpha, mitochondrial-like, whose translation MEFSVRSAELTSLLEKKISNFFTSFQLDEIGRVVSVGDGIARVYGLNEIQAGEMVEFASGVKGIALNLENENVGIVVFGSDTAIKEGDLVKRTGSIVDVPAGKAMLGRVVDALGVPIDGRGALSDHERRRVEVKAPGIIERKSVHEPMQTGLKAVFFYRIVLIIAFVTLASSIFMEGEVFHL comes from the coding sequence ATGGAATTCTCTGTAAGATCTGCGGAACTAACAAGTCtattagaaaagaaaattagCAACTTTTTCACTAGTTTTCAATTGGATGAGATCGGTCGAGTGGTGTCCGTTGGAGATGGTATTGCACGTGTTTATGGATTGAACGAGATTCAAGCTGGGGAAATGGTGGAATTTGCCAGCGGTGTCAAAGGAATAGCCTTGAATCTTGAGAATGAGAATGTGGGAATTGTTGTCTTTGGTAGTGATACCGCTATTAAAGAAGGGGATCTTGTCAAACGCACTGGATCTATTGTGGATGTTCCTGCGGGAAAGGCTATGCTAGGGCGTGTGGTCGACGCGTTGGGGGTACCTATTGATGGAAGAGGGGCTCTAAGCGATCACGAGCGAAGACGTGTCGAAGTGAAAGCCCCTGGGATTATTGAACGTAAATCTGTGCACGAGCCTATGCAAACAGGTTTAAAAGCGGTATTTTTTTACCGTATTGTGCTAATTATAGCCTTTGTCACTCTAGCCTCTTCGATCTTTATGGAAGGTGAAGTTTTTCACTTGTAA